One genomic window of Micrococcus flavus includes the following:
- a CDS encoding LytR C-terminal domain-containing protein, with translation MAYPADRFDDVPEYTDQHGAHREAFAAAPAAGAAGATAAGGGGGGVLKWLLAAAAAVLLLGLFLGLVLPRLTGGGDEPVAGGDASTSEPAPAASSPATESGAAPAPSSSADPAASSTPAASSSADPAQASQDAERSQAAAQSAAAAQSADAARSRAAAESAAAESAAAESSRAAASRSTEEAAQAAAAAEASRSIAAEASRSAVAEASRSIAAEASRSAAAQAEASRSAAAQAEASRSAAAQAEASRSAAAQAEASRSAAAEAEASRSAAAEAAAVKKNPVIVYNATRINDLAASYAARLEDEGFTRVDARNWRGRGVTADVVLYNSPAQRATAEAVGRELGFPVERVPNLQVNGVAVVVFG, from the coding sequence ATGGCCTACCCCGCCGACCGCTTCGACGACGTCCCCGAGTACACCGATCAGCACGGCGCTCACCGGGAGGCGTTCGCCGCCGCCCCTGCGGCCGGGGCCGCGGGCGCCACCGCCGCCGGCGGTGGCGGTGGCGGTGTCCTGAAGTGGCTGCTGGCCGCCGCGGCCGCAGTCCTGCTGCTGGGCCTGTTCCTCGGCCTGGTCCTGCCGCGCCTGACCGGCGGCGGCGACGAGCCGGTGGCCGGCGGGGACGCCTCGACGTCCGAGCCCGCTCCCGCGGCCTCCTCGCCGGCGACCGAGTCGGGCGCCGCCCCGGCGCCCTCGTCCTCCGCGGATCCGGCCGCCTCGTCCACTCCGGCGGCCTCGTCCTCCGCCGACCCGGCGCAGGCCTCGCAGGACGCCGAGCGTTCCCAGGCCGCCGCCCAGTCCGCCGCGGCTGCGCAGTCGGCCGACGCCGCGCGCTCCCGGGCCGCCGCCGAGTCCGCCGCGGCCGAGTCCGCCGCCGCCGAGTCCTCCCGTGCCGCCGCGTCCCGCTCCACCGAGGAGGCCGCCCAGGCCGCCGCCGCGGCCGAGGCCTCCCGGTCCATCGCGGCCGAGGCCTCCCGCTCGGCCGTCGCGGAGGCCTCCCGGTCCATCGCCGCCGAGGCGTCCCGCTCCGCGGCCGCCCAGGCTGAGGCGTCCCGCTCTGCCGCTGCCCAGGCTGAGGCGTCCCGCTCTGCAGCCGCCCAGGCTGAGGCGTCCCGCTCTGCCGCTGCGCAGGCCGAGGCGTCCCGCTCTGCGGCCGCCGAGGCGGAGGCCTCCCGCTCCGCTGCGGCCGAGGCGGCCGCGGTGAAGAAGAACCCCGTGATCGTGTACAACGCCACGCGCATCAACGACCTGGCGGCCTCATACGCCGCGCGTCTGGAGGACGAGGGCTTCACCCGGGTGGACGCCCGCAATTGGCGCGGCCGCGGCGTGACCGCTGACGTCGTCCTGTACAACTCGCCCGCGCAGCGTGCCACGGCCGAGGCCGTGGGCCGCGAGCTCGGCTTCCCCGTGGAGCGCGTACCCAACCTGCAGGTGAACGGCGTCGCCGTCGTCGTCTTCGGCTGA
- a CDS encoding DUF4031 domain-containing protein, translated as MAVLIDPPAWPAHGTVFSHLVSDSSLEELHAFARDTGLSPRAFDLDHYDVPAHRHAELVAAGAESVSGRELVRRLVGSGLRTPARRRPARRAAVLTRRWQALFAGTPAREAAVTSAGRDLLARWSEPHRRYHSPDHLLAVLEAMDLLERAGEDLGPRPRAVRLAAWFHDAVYDADPARPTGQDEEDSARLAERMLASPGLAVPADVVAETARLVRLTSDHRPAPGDAAGAVLSDADLEVLGRCAQAYDAYVRAVRADFAHVTQEQWRTGRARVLEGLLAADHLFATAAGRARWEATARENLARELAALRA; from the coding sequence ATGGCCGTCCTGATCGACCCTCCCGCGTGGCCCGCCCACGGGACGGTGTTCTCCCACCTCGTCTCCGACTCCAGCCTCGAGGAGCTGCACGCCTTCGCCCGGGACACGGGCCTCTCCCCGCGGGCCTTCGACCTGGACCACTACGACGTGCCCGCCCACCGGCATGCGGAGCTCGTGGCCGCCGGCGCGGAGTCCGTCAGCGGTCGAGAGCTCGTGCGCCGCCTCGTGGGCTCGGGGCTGCGCACCCCGGCCCGGCGACGTCCCGCGCGCCGGGCTGCGGTGCTGACACGCCGCTGGCAGGCCCTGTTCGCCGGGACGCCCGCCCGTGAGGCCGCCGTGACGTCGGCCGGCCGGGACCTGCTGGCGCGCTGGTCCGAGCCGCACCGCCGCTACCACTCCCCCGATCACCTGCTCGCGGTCCTGGAGGCGATGGACCTGCTGGAGAGGGCCGGCGAGGACCTCGGGCCCCGGCCGCGCGCCGTGCGCCTGGCCGCGTGGTTCCACGACGCGGTGTACGACGCCGACCCCGCCCGGCCGACGGGGCAGGACGAGGAGGACTCCGCCCGTCTGGCCGAGCGCATGCTGGCCTCGCCCGGGCTGGCGGTGCCGGCCGACGTCGTCGCCGAGACGGCACGCCTGGTGCGTCTGACCTCGGACCACCGGCCCGCGCCCGGGGACGCGGCCGGGGCGGTGCTCAGCGACGCGGACCTCGAGGTGCTGGGCCGCTGCGCCCAGGCCTACGACGCCTACGTCCGCGCGGTCCGCGCCGACTTCGCCCACGTCACGCAGGAGCAGTGGCGGACCGGCCGGGCGCGCGTCCTGGAGGGGCTCCTGGCGGCCGACCACCTGTTCGCCACCGCCGCCGGCCGGGCGCGCTGGGAGGCCACGGCGCGGGAGAACCTCGCCCGGGAGCTCGCCGCGCTCCGCGCCTGA
- a CDS encoding WXG100 family type VII secretion target, translated as MTIVQIDVEDLRAKSGAVEGSIARLQTEVNTMEAHLRQLQDTWRGQASANFQGVLTEWRATQLKVEESLASIRRAMDLAATQYSETEAANAAMFRF; from the coding sequence ATGACCATCGTCCAGATCGACGTCGAGGACCTGCGCGCCAAGAGCGGCGCCGTGGAGGGCTCCATCGCCCGCCTGCAGACCGAGGTGAACACCATGGAGGCCCACCTGCGCCAGCTGCAGGACACGTGGCGCGGCCAGGCCTCCGCCAACTTCCAGGGCGTGCTCACCGAGTGGCGCGCCACCCAGCTGAAGGTGGAGGAGTCGCTCGCGAGCATCCGCCGCGCCATGGACCTGGCCGCCACCCAGTACAGCGAGACCGAGGCCGCGAACGCCGCCATGTTCCGGTTCTGA
- a CDS encoding DUF3263 domain-containing protein — MLPSAAPDPGRGRAAGLTDLERAVLDLESRTWRHAGAKDHEIRERLGVSPTAYYQMLNGLLDREAALAYRPLLVTRLLRSRGTRSRARRGPAPDPPASPSSPQEY, encoded by the coding sequence ATGCTCCCGTCCGCCGCCCCCGACCCCGGACGGGGACGCGCCGCCGGGCTCACGGACCTGGAACGGGCGGTGCTGGACCTGGAGTCGCGGACCTGGCGCCATGCCGGAGCCAAAGACCATGAGATCCGCGAACGCCTGGGCGTCAGCCCGACCGCCTACTATCAGATGTTGAACGGACTGCTGGACCGGGAGGCCGCACTGGCCTACCGCCCGCTGCTCGTGACCCGGCTGCTGCGCTCGCGCGGCACCCGCAGCCGGGCCCGGCGCGGCCCGGCACCGGACCCGCCCGCCTCACCCTCGTCCCCGCAGGAGTACTAG
- a CDS encoding uracil-DNA glycosylase, protein MDLIAPLDPGWAAALADSSDTLERIGADLIARRTAGEQVLPAPEHVLRAFRQPFEDVRVLVLGQDPYPTPGHPIGMCFACDRHVRPLPRSLANIYRELHDDLGIPPATHGDLTAWTGQGVLLLNRVLTVRAGASGSHRGIGWEEVTEAAVRALVSRGTPLVGLLWGSDARRMAPLLREGGAGVVESPHPSPLSASRGFFGSRPFSRVNALLEAAGAEPVDWRIPD, encoded by the coding sequence ATGGACCTGATCGCACCCCTGGACCCGGGATGGGCCGCCGCACTGGCCGACTCCTCCGACACCCTCGAACGCATCGGCGCGGACCTGATCGCGCGCCGCACGGCCGGGGAGCAGGTCCTGCCCGCGCCGGAGCACGTGCTGCGGGCCTTCCGGCAGCCGTTCGAGGACGTGCGGGTGCTGGTCCTGGGCCAGGACCCGTACCCCACGCCGGGCCACCCGATCGGCATGTGCTTCGCGTGCGACCGCCACGTCCGCCCCCTGCCCCGCTCCCTCGCGAACATCTACCGCGAGCTGCACGACGACCTCGGCATCCCGCCGGCCACCCACGGAGACCTCACCGCGTGGACCGGGCAGGGCGTCCTGCTGCTGAACCGGGTCCTGACCGTCCGGGCGGGGGCGAGCGGCAGCCACCGCGGCATCGGGTGGGAGGAGGTCACCGAGGCGGCCGTGCGGGCCCTCGTGTCCCGCGGCACCCCGTTGGTCGGCCTGCTATGGGGCAGCGACGCGCGGCGCATGGCGCCGCTGTTGCGCGAGGGCGGGGCCGGCGTCGTCGAGTCTCCGCACCCCTCCCCGTTGAGCGCGAGCCGCGGGTTCTTCGGCTCGCGCCCGTTCAGTCGGGTCAACGCCCTGCTCGAGGCCGCCGGCGCCGAGCCCGTGGACTGGCGCATTCCCGACTGA
- the groL gene encoding chaperonin GroEL (60 kDa chaperone family; promotes refolding of misfolded polypeptides especially under stressful conditions; forms two stacked rings of heptamers to form a barrel-shaped 14mer; ends can be capped by GroES; misfolded proteins enter the barrel where they are refolded when GroES binds), protein MAKTIAFDEEARRGLEKGLNTLADAVKVTLGPRGRNVVLEKKWGAPTITNDGVSIAKEIELEDPYEKIGAELVKEVAKKTDDVAGDGTTTATVLAQALVKEGLRNVAAGADPMALKRGIEKAVEAVTGELLGAAREIETKEQIAATASISAADKQIGSLIAEALDKVGKEGVITVEESNTFGLELELTEGMRFDKGYISGYFVTDADRQETVLEDPYILIVNSKISTVKDMVAVLEKVMQSGKPLLIIAEDVEGEALATLVVNKIRGTFKSVAVKAPGFGDRRKAMLADIAILTGGQVISSEVGLSLETATLDMLGTARKVVITKDETTIVEGAGDADQIAGRVAQIRSEIENTDSDYDREKLQERLAKLAGGVAVIKAGAATEVELKERKHRIEDAVRNAKAAVEEGIVAGGGVALIQAGAKAFDGLSLEGDEATGANIVKVAIEAPLKQIAFNAGMEPGVVADKVKTLQDGHGLNAATGEYEDLLAAGINDPVKVTRSALQNAASIAGLFLTTEAVVADKPEKNPAGGAEGMDPMGGMGGMM, encoded by the coding sequence ATGGCCAAGACCATCGCATTCGACGAAGAGGCCCGCCGCGGCCTGGAGAAGGGCCTGAACACCCTGGCGGACGCCGTCAAGGTGACCCTCGGCCCCCGCGGCCGCAACGTTGTGCTGGAGAAGAAGTGGGGCGCCCCCACGATCACCAACGACGGCGTCTCCATCGCCAAGGAGATCGAGCTCGAGGACCCGTACGAGAAGATCGGCGCGGAGCTCGTCAAGGAGGTCGCCAAGAAGACCGACGACGTCGCCGGCGACGGCACCACCACCGCCACCGTGCTGGCCCAGGCGCTCGTCAAGGAGGGCCTGCGCAACGTGGCCGCCGGCGCCGACCCGATGGCGCTCAAGCGCGGCATCGAGAAGGCCGTCGAGGCCGTGACCGGCGAGCTGCTGGGCGCCGCCCGCGAGATCGAGACCAAGGAGCAGATCGCCGCCACCGCGTCGATCTCCGCCGCCGACAAGCAGATCGGCTCCCTCATCGCCGAGGCCCTGGACAAGGTCGGCAAGGAGGGCGTCATCACCGTCGAGGAGTCCAACACCTTCGGCCTCGAGCTCGAGCTCACCGAGGGCATGCGCTTCGACAAGGGCTACATCTCCGGCTACTTCGTCACCGACGCCGACCGCCAGGAGACCGTCCTCGAGGACCCGTACATCCTGATCGTGAACTCCAAGATCTCCACCGTGAAGGACATGGTGGCGGTACTGGAGAAGGTGATGCAGTCCGGCAAGCCGCTGCTGATCATCGCCGAGGACGTCGAGGGCGAGGCCCTGGCGACCCTCGTGGTCAACAAGATCCGCGGCACCTTCAAGTCCGTGGCCGTGAAGGCCCCGGGCTTCGGCGACCGCCGGAAGGCCATGCTCGCCGACATCGCGATCCTCACCGGCGGCCAGGTCATCTCCTCCGAGGTGGGCCTGTCCCTCGAGACCGCCACCCTGGACATGCTGGGCACCGCCCGCAAGGTGGTCATCACCAAGGACGAGACCACCATCGTCGAGGGCGCCGGCGACGCCGACCAGATCGCCGGTCGCGTGGCCCAGATCCGCTCCGAGATCGAGAACACCGACTCGGACTACGACCGCGAGAAGCTGCAGGAGCGCCTCGCCAAGCTGGCCGGCGGCGTCGCCGTCATCAAGGCCGGCGCGGCCACCGAGGTCGAGCTCAAGGAGCGCAAGCACCGCATCGAGGACGCCGTGCGCAACGCCAAGGCGGCCGTGGAGGAGGGCATCGTCGCCGGCGGCGGCGTGGCCCTCATCCAGGCCGGTGCCAAGGCGTTCGACGGCCTGTCCCTCGAGGGCGACGAGGCCACCGGCGCGAACATCGTGAAGGTCGCCATCGAGGCCCCGCTGAAGCAGATCGCCTTCAACGCCGGCATGGAGCCGGGCGTCGTGGCCGACAAGGTCAAGACCCTCCAGGACGGCCACGGCCTCAACGCCGCCACCGGCGAGTACGAGGACCTGCTGGCCGCGGGCATCAACGACCCGGTGAAGGTCACCCGCTCGGCGCTGCAGAACGCCGCGTCCATCGCGGGCCTGTTCCTCACCACCGAGGCCGTCGTGGCCGACAAGCCGGAGAAGAACCCGGCCGGTGGCGCCGAGGGCATGGACCCGATGGGCGGCATGGGCGGCATGATGTGA
- a CDS encoding sensor histidine kinase: MEEGLRRAADRVRHPRTWWRTWWGARPLRTKLVVMITALMMILVAVIALVTAVLFRTELVRQLDEDMETNRDAVSVYLTSMAQTGGYYSPQHSILRFYGVVWDTRGDPVVSTPLLPGTDGPALAGMTTAEVDAVGSGSFEVPGTQPGSDGWRVQLYHLRSGEGSLAIALPLHSVTTSVSRVVTLVVSIWLIGTAASVIVANLLVERAFRTLDRVERTTAKIAAGDLTQRVASAPPSTEVGRLSRSINAMLAHIESAFRDKEVSEDKMRRFVQDASHELRTPLVTIRGFSELYRHGGITEPEDVAAAMGRIESEAGRMHRLVEDLLTLARLDEQRPLDHAPVDLLVLGMDAMMDASVNAPERRVTLVGLDGGPAVSAPLMGDENRLRQVVVNLVTNALRYTPEGTPIEVAVGTRDLLTGADAAASRQSVVEVRDHGDGVSAEDAERIFERFYRADASRHRETGGTGLGLAIVAAIVAQHGGSVRLLETEGGGATFSVALPWVPFEEDDDEGVEDAEGTTDGSGSSGDPDDGDHGPGASAETAQWGRLARAGEMFRRASAARRGAAGAASGKVRATRDEGGDGVPDGGTAPAGDGTGRTTPAQATDEPR; the protein is encoded by the coding sequence GTGGAGGAGGGCCTGCGCCGGGCGGCGGACCGGGTCCGCCATCCGCGCACGTGGTGGCGGACGTGGTGGGGCGCCCGCCCGCTGCGCACCAAGCTCGTGGTGATGATCACAGCGCTGATGATGATCCTCGTGGCCGTCATCGCCCTGGTCACCGCGGTCCTCTTCCGCACCGAGCTGGTGCGCCAGCTGGACGAGGACATGGAGACCAACAGGGACGCCGTCTCCGTGTACCTGACCTCCATGGCGCAGACGGGCGGGTACTACTCCCCCCAGCACTCGATCCTGCGCTTCTACGGCGTGGTCTGGGACACCCGGGGCGACCCCGTGGTGAGCACGCCGCTGCTGCCCGGCACGGACGGCCCGGCCCTGGCCGGCATGACCACCGCCGAGGTCGACGCGGTCGGGTCCGGCTCGTTCGAGGTCCCCGGCACGCAGCCCGGCTCCGACGGCTGGCGCGTGCAGCTCTACCATCTGCGCAGCGGCGAGGGCTCCCTGGCCATCGCGCTGCCGCTGCACAGCGTCACCACCTCCGTGAGCCGCGTCGTGACGCTCGTGGTGAGCATCTGGCTGATCGGCACGGCGGCGTCCGTCATCGTCGCGAACCTGCTGGTCGAGCGGGCCTTCCGCACTCTGGACCGCGTGGAGCGGACCACGGCGAAGATCGCCGCCGGCGACCTCACCCAGCGCGTGGCCTCCGCCCCGCCGAGCACCGAGGTGGGGCGGCTCTCCCGCTCCATCAACGCGATGCTCGCGCACATCGAGTCCGCGTTCCGGGACAAGGAGGTCTCCGAGGACAAGATGCGCCGGTTCGTGCAGGACGCCTCGCACGAGCTGCGCACCCCGCTGGTGACGATCCGCGGGTTCTCCGAGCTGTACCGGCACGGCGGGATCACCGAGCCGGAGGACGTGGCCGCCGCCATGGGCCGGATCGAGTCGGAGGCCGGGCGCATGCACCGCCTCGTGGAGGACCTGCTGACGCTCGCCCGCCTGGACGAGCAGCGCCCCCTGGACCACGCGCCCGTGGACCTGCTGGTGCTGGGGATGGACGCCATGATGGACGCCTCCGTCAACGCGCCGGAGCGCCGGGTCACGCTGGTCGGCCTCGACGGCGGACCGGCCGTCTCAGCACCCCTGATGGGCGACGAGAACCGCCTCCGCCAGGTGGTTGTCAACCTCGTGACCAACGCCCTGCGCTACACGCCGGAGGGCACCCCGATCGAGGTGGCGGTGGGCACCCGGGACCTCCTGACGGGCGCGGACGCGGCCGCCAGCCGCCAGTCCGTGGTCGAGGTGCGGGACCACGGCGACGGGGTCTCCGCGGAGGACGCCGAGCGCATCTTCGAGCGCTTCTACCGCGCGGACGCCTCCCGCCACCGGGAGACCGGGGGCACGGGACTGGGGCTGGCGATCGTCGCGGCGATCGTGGCCCAGCACGGCGGGTCGGTGCGGCTGCTGGAGACCGAGGGCGGCGGCGCCACCTTCTCCGTGGCCCTGCCCTGGGTTCCGTTCGAGGAGGACGACGACGAGGGGGTCGAGGACGCCGAGGGGACGACGGACGGGAGCGGCTCCTCGGGGGATCCCGACGACGGCGACCACGGCCCCGGAGCGTCCGCCGAGACCGCCCAGTGGGGCCGGCTCGCCCGCGCGGGCGAGATGTTCCGCCGGGCCTCCGCGGCGCGGCGGGGCGCGGCCGGCGCCGCGTCCGGGAAGGTCCGCGCCACCCGGGACGAGGGCGGGGACGGGGTCCCCGACGGCGGGACCGCCCCGGCCGGCGACGGAACGGGCCGGACCACTCCTGCACAGGCGACGGACGAGCCCCGCTGA
- a CDS encoding DUF3027 domain-containing protein, translating into MTSRDPETDPDETHGPDTLESAAAENGTATPPAAPSRRRRAPKRDEVLAAAVAEARAGLAGLASDEQVGEHLGATADDDRLMTHRFASALPGYTGWVWYSTVARAPRSRHVTVCETGLEAGEGAVVAPPWVPYEERVSAEERERLAAVAEGRVPDED; encoded by the coding sequence ATGACCTCCCGTGACCCGGAGACCGACCCGGACGAGACGCACGGCCCCGACACGCTCGAGAGCGCCGCGGCCGAGAACGGCACGGCGACGCCCCCCGCCGCCCCGTCCCGGCGGCGGCGCGCCCCGAAGCGGGACGAGGTGCTCGCTGCCGCCGTGGCCGAGGCCCGCGCGGGCCTGGCCGGGCTGGCGTCCGACGAGCAGGTGGGGGAGCACCTCGGCGCCACCGCGGACGACGACCGCCTGATGACGCACCGCTTCGCCTCCGCCCTGCCGGGCTACACCGGGTGGGTCTGGTACTCCACCGTGGCGCGCGCCCCGCGCAGTCGGCACGTGACCGTGTGCGAGACGGGCCTGGAGGCGGGGGAGGGCGCCGTCGTCGCCCCGCCCTGGGTGCCCTACGAGGAGCGCGTCAGCGCCGAGGAGCGCGAGCGCCTGGCCGCCGTCGCCGAGGGCCGCGTCCCCGACGAGGACTGA
- the serC gene encoding phosphoserine transaminase produces MPSPDQITIPQDLLPRDGRFGAGPSKVRPEQLQALQDAAGLLGTSHRQRPVKDLVGSVRHGVAELFSAPEGYEVVLGVGGSTAFWDAAAFSLVRSKAQHLSFGEFGAKFARATDRAPFLEASDVRTAEPGTRPAPEAVAGVDVYAWPHNETSTGVAAPVVRPEGIDEDALVMVDATSAAGGLLVDVSQADVYYFAPQKNFASDGGLWLALFSPRALARVAEIAGSGRWIPEFLDLSIAVENSLKDQTYNTPALATLVMLDAQLRWMNGHGGLDFATGRTADSSARVYAWAEASDVAAPFVTRPEDRSAVICTVDFADSVDAAAVAKALRANGVVDVEPYRKLGRNQLRIATFAAIDPEDVTALLACIDHVVERLG; encoded by the coding sequence ATGCCCTCCCCCGACCAGATCACGATCCCGCAGGACCTGCTACCCCGGGACGGCCGCTTCGGCGCCGGCCCCTCCAAGGTCCGGCCCGAGCAGCTGCAGGCACTGCAGGACGCCGCAGGCCTGCTGGGCACCTCCCACCGCCAGAGGCCCGTGAAGGACCTCGTCGGCTCCGTGCGCCACGGGGTCGCGGAGCTCTTCTCCGCACCGGAGGGCTACGAGGTGGTCCTGGGCGTCGGCGGATCCACCGCCTTCTGGGACGCCGCCGCGTTCTCCCTGGTCCGCTCGAAGGCACAGCACCTCTCCTTCGGCGAGTTCGGCGCCAAGTTCGCGCGCGCCACGGACCGGGCCCCGTTCCTCGAGGCCTCGGACGTCCGCACCGCCGAGCCCGGGACCCGCCCCGCGCCGGAGGCCGTGGCCGGCGTCGACGTCTACGCGTGGCCCCACAACGAGACCTCCACCGGCGTGGCCGCGCCCGTGGTGCGGCCCGAGGGGATCGACGAGGACGCGCTCGTGATGGTGGACGCGACCTCCGCCGCGGGCGGCCTGCTCGTGGACGTGTCCCAGGCGGACGTCTACTACTTCGCCCCGCAGAAGAACTTCGCCTCCGACGGCGGCCTCTGGCTCGCCCTGTTCTCCCCGCGGGCGCTCGCCCGCGTGGCGGAGATCGCGGGCTCGGGCCGTTGGATCCCCGAGTTCCTGGACCTGTCCATCGCGGTGGAGAACTCCCTCAAGGACCAGACGTACAACACGCCCGCCCTGGCCACGCTCGTGATGCTGGACGCCCAGCTGCGCTGGATGAACGGCCACGGGGGCCTGGACTTCGCCACGGGCCGCACCGCCGACTCCTCCGCCCGCGTGTACGCATGGGCGGAGGCCTCGGACGTGGCCGCCCCGTTCGTCACGCGTCCCGAGGACCGCTCGGCCGTGATCTGCACGGTGGACTTCGCGGACTCCGTGGACGCCGCCGCCGTCGCGAAGGCCCTGCGCGCGAACGGCGTGGTGGACGTGGAGCCGTACCGCAAGCTCGGACGCAACCAGCTGCGGATCGCCACGTTCGCCGCGATCGACCCGGAGGACGTCACCGCCCTGCTGGCCTGCATCGACCACGTCGTGGAGCGGCTGGGCTGA
- a CDS encoding response regulator transcription factor, producing the protein MQSRNPEARLLVVDDEPNIRELLSTSLRFAGFEVRAAADGREALEAAEEFQPDLAVLDVMLPDMDGFTVTRRLRAAGRHFPVVFLTARDGTEDKVTGLTVGGDDYVTKPFSLDEVVARIRAVLRRTASLEDDSAVLRVDDLELDDDAHEVRRGGEVVELSPTEFKLLRYLMMNPNRVLSKAQILDHVWEYDFNGDASIVESYISYLRRKIDIGGRDKMIHTKRGVGYLLRTADKR; encoded by the coding sequence ATGCAGTCCCGGAACCCCGAAGCCCGGCTCCTCGTGGTCGACGACGAGCCCAACATCCGCGAGCTCCTCTCCACCTCCCTGCGCTTCGCCGGGTTCGAGGTCCGCGCCGCCGCCGACGGCCGCGAGGCCCTCGAGGCCGCGGAGGAGTTCCAGCCCGACCTCGCCGTCCTGGACGTCATGCTGCCGGACATGGACGGCTTCACCGTCACCCGCCGCCTGCGCGCCGCGGGGCGCCACTTCCCCGTGGTCTTCCTGACCGCGCGGGACGGCACCGAGGACAAGGTCACCGGCCTGACCGTGGGCGGGGACGACTACGTCACCAAGCCCTTCTCCCTCGACGAGGTGGTGGCGCGCATCCGCGCCGTGCTGCGCCGCACGGCGTCGCTCGAGGACGACTCCGCGGTGCTGCGCGTGGACGACCTCGAGCTGGACGACGATGCGCACGAGGTCCGCCGCGGCGGTGAGGTGGTGGAGCTGTCCCCCACGGAGTTCAAGCTGCTGCGCTACCTGATGATGAACCCCAACCGGGTGCTCTCCAAGGCGCAGATCCTGGACCACGTCTGGGAGTACGACTTCAACGGCGACGCCTCCATCGTGGAGTCCTACATCTCCTACCTGCGGCGTAAGATCGACATCGGCGGCCGGGACAAGATGATCCACACCAAGCGCGGCGTCGGCTACCTGCTCCGGACCGCCGACAAGCGCTGA
- a CDS encoding cold-shock protein encodes MPTGRIKFYDSAKGFGFAHTDDGEEVHVPSSALPSGLTELRSGTRVQLGVAEGRRGKQALSVQVLEDGPSVVRNHRPSPDRMAGIVEDLIKVLDQTSNGLRRGRYPQRAQAEKIAAVLRRVADDLEA; translated from the coding sequence ATGCCCACGGGCCGCATCAAGTTCTACGACTCCGCCAAGGGGTTCGGCTTCGCCCACACCGACGACGGCGAGGAGGTCCACGTGCCCTCCTCGGCCCTCCCCTCCGGACTGACCGAGCTGCGCTCGGGCACCCGCGTCCAGCTCGGCGTGGCCGAGGGCCGCCGCGGCAAGCAGGCCCTGTCCGTGCAGGTCCTCGAGGACGGCCCCTCGGTCGTGCGCAACCACCGCCCGTCCCCGGACCGCATGGCAGGGATCGTGGAGGACCTCATCAAGGTCCTGGACCAGACCTCGAACGGTCTGCGCCGCGGCCGCTACCCCCAGCGCGCGCAGGCCGAGAAGATCGCCGCCGTGCTGCGCCGCGTGGCCGACGACCTGGAGGCATGA